The Primulina tabacum isolate GXHZ01 chromosome 7, ASM2559414v2, whole genome shotgun sequence genome includes a window with the following:
- the LOC142550647 gene encoding uncharacterized protein LOC142550647, with translation MISISGVATHTLLDSGATHSFISGKFVQQLGIISVAMDSGFRVSIPSRDQMFTSQIASRLELRLQHYVVQANLIMLPLPEFDIILGMDWLYLNGAFIDFQQRSVSVQSPSGIPPDRELEFSIELMSGTVPISKVPYRLAPAEMIMKDLKDQIHYLLDKGFIRHNISPRDAPVLFFKKKDGIMRLCIDFRDLNRFTINNKYPLSRIDDLFNQLQGASVLSKIDLRSGYH, from the exons ATGATATCTATTTCAGGTGTAGCTACGCACACATTGCTAGATTCtggagctacacattcgtttatatccggGAAGTTCGTTCAACAACTAGGTATCATATCAGTGGCAATGGATTCAGGGTTCAGAGTATCAATTCCATCTagggatcagatgttcacttctcaGATAGCGAGtagattggagcttcggttacagcATTACGTGGTGCAGGCAAACTTGATTATGCTACCGCTGCcggagtttgatatcattctgggtatggactggctttaTTTGAATGGTGCTTTCATAGACTTTCAACAGAGGTCAGTATCTGTCCAATCGCCCAGCG gcattccaccagatagGGAGTTGgaattttctatcgagcttatgtcAGGTACCGTGCCTATTTCTAAGGTGCCCTATCGActagcacctgcagagatgaTTATGAAGGACTTGAAGGATCAGATACATTatttgctagataagggtttcattcgccatAACATTTCTCCACGGGACGCACCGGTACTAtttttcaagaagaaagatggcatcATGCGGCTCTGCATAGATTTCCGAGATCTTAACAGATTCACGATCAATAACAAATATCCACTGTCGAGGATTGATGATTTGTTtaatcagcttcagggagcatcagtaCTTTCGAAGATAGACCTCCGGTCCGGATACCATTAG
- the LOC142550648 gene encoding uncharacterized protein LOC142550648, whose translation MKPGETLAEFYERFSSIIIELTSLEKEYSNREIALKVMRGLPREWDVKTIAMRVSKDLNKLELHDLFADLKAYEFELRIQTEEDPSTSQQTKALPATIVNLPVKESSGKKSAEQLSNEAMPRKDEKKSGDRRRVKDNKRFIKKKSQRVLVVEEEKDKWAESESERSIFEESSSESEDEKVECLMAKEDQESTNEMIFDFNSDEFTQVDLFTALHDMVDEFKRLSQQFNEAKIEKQNLENKLTLSSCSQQKEVNGLRVKLSLLTAENDDLRRLFHATLKENKRLINTVNTWNKSSVSLNRMQEMQKPETKKKELEESIWFLDSGCSRHMTGSKDLLSEVIYYKGPTITFGDNSKGKAVCKGNIMLTGHREQNTYKVKWNDDCLSAPTCFVALNGNKNWLWHKRLNNLNFKSIATIRKLKLVSGLPSIDFAKDRFRNACQLGKQVRSTFESKGKNSSARCLELLHMDMFGPIPVTSLWGKKYTLVVIDDFSRFTWVTFLNSKDQTTDQLIKLLKRLQNEKSEAVDKIRSDRGTEFLNRFLSSYLEDHGIKHELSAARSPQQNGLAERRNHTLKEATRTMLTKSGISQRFWADPLTQPVILKTGP comes from the exons ATGAAGCCAGGAGAAACTCTTGCAGAATTTTACGAACGATTCAGCAGTATCATCATCGAACTCACCTCACTCGAAAAAGAATATTCCAACAGAGAAATTGCTTTAAAGGTCATGCGAGGTCTTCCTAGAGAATGGGATGTAAAGACTATAGCAATGCGAGTATCAAAAGATCTAaacaaactggaacttcatgATCTCTTCGCCGATCTTAAAGCGTATGAGTTCGAGCTACGAATACAAACTGAAGAGGATCCATCCACATCGCAACAAACAAAGGCACTGCCAGCTACCATAGTGAATCTTCCGGTCAAAGAGTCCTCAGGTAAGAAATCGGCCGAGCAAttaagcaatgaagccat gccaagaaaagatgaaaagaaatcaGGTGACAGAAGAAGAGTTAAAGACAACAAAAGATTCATCAAAAAGAAGAGTCAGCGAGTCCTAGTTGTAGAAGAAGAAAAAGACAAATGGGCTGAATCAGAATCTGAAAGATCTATTTTTGAAGAATCTTCAAGTGAAAGCGAAGATGAGAAAGTAGAGTGTCTCATGGccaaagaagatcaagaatctaCTAATGAAATGATATTTGACTTTAACTCCGATGAATTCACACAAGTAGATCTTTTCACCGCACTTCACGACATGGTAGATGAGTTTAAGAGGCTATCACAGCAGTTCAATGAagccaaaatagaaaaacaaaacTTGGAAAACAAGTTAACTCTCTCTAGCTGTTCGCAGCAAAAAGAGGTTAACGGTTTGAGAGTAAAGTTAAGTCTGCTAACAGCTGAGAATGATGATCTGCGAAGATTGTTCCATGCTACTTTGAAAGAAAATAAACGGTTGATAAATACAGTTAacacttggaacaagtcctctgttTCTCTGAATAGGATGCAGGAAATGCAGAAGCCA GAAACAAAGAAAAAGGAGCTAGAAGAATCCATCTGGTTCTTGGATAGTGGCTGCtctagacacatgactggaagcAAAGATCTCCTGTCAGAAGTAATCTACTACAAAGGTCCAACAATCACCTTCGGTGACAATTCTAAAGGTAAAGCTGTTtgtaaag GTAATATCATGTTAACTGGTCATAGAGagcaaaatacatataaagtTAAATGGAATGATGACTGTCTTAGCGCACCTACCTGTTTTGTCGCCttaaatggaaataaaaattggctttggcatAAACGACTCAATAAtcttaatttcaaatctattgccACTATCAGAAAACTTAAATTAGTATCTGGATTGCCTAGCATTGATTTTGCCAAAGATAGATTTCGCAATGCTTGTCAGTTAGGTAAACAAGTCCGGTCAACATTCGAGAGCAAAGGAAAAAACTCATCAGCAAGATGCTTGGAACTTCTTCATATGGACATGTTCGGACCAATACCTGTAACAAGTTTATGGGGAAAGAAATACACTCTAGtagttattgatgatttctccagATTTACATGGGTAACATTTCTAAACTCCAAAGACCAAACCACTGATCAACTAATCAAGCTGCTCAAAAGACTTCAAAACGAGAAAAGTGAAGCAGTTGACAAAATCAGGAGTGAtagaggaactgaatttctaAACCGATTCCTGTCATCCTATCTTGAAGATCACggcataaaacatgaattatcagCAGCAAGATCACCTCAACAAAACGGATTAGCTGAAAGAAGAAACCACACATTGAAGGAAGCAACTAGAACCATGCTAACGAAATCTGGTATCTcacaaaggttttgggctgatCCATTAACACAGCCTGTTATACTCAAAACCGGTCCATGA